The genomic interval GTAGTCGTTATAGTAGAACAGTATCAAAGACGGTACCTGGGGTCCTGGTGACACACAGAGCCTGACGACCTCCGAATGTCCACATCTTCATCCCTCCATTTCATGAAGGTGGCCAATGACTCCTTCACACAGACCAGAATAAACACAGCCAGACACAAGTTGATCAAGTTTACAATCATTCATCTCTAGGTGgcaggagagagtgtgtgtgagcgtaacacagagagagagagagtgtgtgtgagcgtaaaacagagagagagagagagagagagagagagagtgcgagggaACGTAAGTGGGAGTACAATAgtggtttgtgtgtatgtgtgtgggtctaCAATAATACATATGCATGTGAGCCTActgcctatgtgtgtgtttgcgtacCGAGCAGTCGTTGCTGAGGGTCTGGACACAGCCTGAGTTGTCGTTCTGTACACAGCAGCCTGACTCTCTCTCCTGGTCCTTGGCTTTCTGGATGAGACTGACTATCTGGCTGTCCTTGCGGATACACGGGGAGAACTTGGCTCCAAGGTGGATTAGGTCCTCCTGGGAGAGGGGATAGAATACAGGAATACACTGTTAATCTGGCAACCAGACACATAATTGACATAGCAACCAAAAATAGTTCACCTAACCTGGCAACCCCAGCAGAGTTAACCTAACCTGGCAACCCCAGCACAGTTAACCTGGCAACCCCAGCACAGTTAACCTGGCAACCGCAGCACAGTTAACCTAACCTGGCATCCCCAGCACAGTTAACCTAACCTGGCAACCCCAGCACAGTTAACCTAACCTGGCAACCCCAGCACAGTTAACCTGGCAACCCCAGCAGTTAATCTAACTGAGAACCAGGGCCAAAAAAAGAGTTAGGTTTACTGGCCTAGCCTCTGTTTTAGCTGGTTGTTAGACCTCTTTCCTGTATTGTAAGTAGTCAAGAGATCCTATTTTGATAGTCAACCATACAAAAAGGTAGCACCTAGTGCATCACAGTACAAAACAGACAAAGATAGTTTTCCACCAAAACCACAGCTACAGATATTTGAGCTATAGCCACCCACTAGACTAGTCATGTGGGACACTTTACACTCTTCATACTGTGGCCTATGTGGGATGACGTGGTGGAGCCATCGTCTTACTTGATCAGAAAACACCCACTTTTTCACCTGACACCCCACATAGAACATAAACTGTAATGTGGGTTACTGGCTGTCAGCCCACCACATTCTCTGAAATGAACATTCTGTATCGCTGTCGAAGTGGATATGAACCTGACAAGTGTGAAGTTTCTCAAGGCAAAATGAAGTCAGTAAGTGTGAATGAGTCAGAAAGTCTCTTGGAACAGTCAGAAAGTACTTTTGTACAGTCAGAAAGTACTTTAGTACAGTCAGAAAGTACTTTAATACAGTTAAAAGGCACACTCGTAAAGTCAGAAGGCTCACTAGTACAGTCAAAAGGCAAACTAGTACAGTCAAAAGGCACACTAGTACAGTCAAAAGGCAAACTAGTACAGTCAAAAGGCAAACTAGTGCAGTCAAAAGGCAAACTAGTACAGTCAAAAGGCAAACTAGTACAGTCAAAAGGCACACTAGTACAGTCAAAAGGCAAACTAGCACAGTCAAAAGGCACACTAGCACAGTCAGAAGGCACACTAGTACAGTCAGAAGGCACACTAGTACAGTCAGAAGGCACACTAGTACAGTCAGAAGGCACACTAGTACAGTCAGAAGGCACATTAGTACAGTCAGAAGGCACACTAGTACAGTCAGAAGGCACACTAGTACAGTCAGAAGGCACACTAGTACAGTCAAAAGGCACACTAGTACAGTCAGAAGGCACATTAGTACAGTCAGAAGGCACACTAGTACAGTCAGAAGGCACACTAGTACAGTCAGAAGGCACACTAGTACAGTCAAAAGGCACACTAGTACAGTCAGAAGGCACACTAGTACAGTCAGAAGGCACACTAGTACAGTCAAAAGGCACACTAGTACAGTCAGAAGGCACACTAGTACAGTCAGAAGGCACACTAGTACAGTCAGAAGGCACACTAGTACAGTCAGAAGGCACACTAGTACAGTCAGAAGGCACACTAGTACAGTCAGAAGGCACACTAGTACAGTCAGAAGGCACACTAGTAAGTACACTGCAGTAAGTGAGTAAATAACTAGTTAATAAGTACCAGTGAGTCAGTCCAGAACTTCTTTAGCGTGTCCTGTTGAAGCCTAAGTGCGTCTCCCACCTGGCACCTACCAACACCACAGCAGACGTAGCCCATCAGATTCAGATATGGGTACATAGTGAGGAGATTACAGCACGTGCTGtggttcaggtgtgtgtgtgtgtgtgtgtgtgtgtgtgtgtgtgtgtgtgtgtgtgtgtgtgtgtgttaatatagCATAAGCCTACGGTATGAGCACCTATAAGCCTTTCCCTATGACCCCACATGTAAGAGTGAAAAGACATTCAGTATGTATGACATGTGTGATAGAAGGGCAGTGACTCACAGAGCCGGGGCCGATCCAGAAGTTCTCCTGCTGGATGAACTTGACGCTCTCATAGATGCCTTTGTTCTTCAACACCTGTGGAGGGAGACCAAGAAAACACAGTCAGGAGAAACAGCGCAATAGATCACTAAAGGTAGCCATTGTGGATCAAAAGAGTTATGCCAGAAGCCACCACAGAAACCACTGGATTACAGAAGCCATTTTGGATCCTAATTAGGGGGTCCAGTTGCCTAGGCCCTATGGGTCTCCTCACCAGTTCAGAGGTGGAGTGTTGGGCGAACCCCACAGGGGCAAAGCCATAGGTAGCACAGGCCAGGATGGTGATGACCACGTGGACAAAGGTGATCCAGTAGGTGAAGTACGGTCTGAGGGAGACGACACGGCAGGTTCGTTTTACTTATTCGAATTGGATCATTTGAAAAACGATATCACCGCATAGCGGAAATCACGTATGTGGTTCTCAGAGATGAATGAATGCCCACTAAGTGTGAAGTACTAGgtgtggattgtgtgtgtgtgaaagtacTGTACGTATTCATATGCGCGTTTCCCTGCCCTCCTCACCTGTGGCTGCTGAAGTGGTCCAGCTGTTTCTGCACCTGGCTGCTGATGCTGCGGCGGTACTGACGGTTGAGCCAGTTTCCCACCACGCCCATGCCGTACTGCCGCTTGGGCTTGTCAAAGGCAAAGTGCCTGACCTGGGAGGCGATACGACGCCCCCGCTGCTGGGACCCGGCCTTCTCAATATGCATGGTGGGGGTTTTAGACACGTCCCTACTgggggggggacacacacacacacacacacacacagagacacagggagagagacagacaggaggagagagcgagacgcacagagacagaaacatgaGGTGAAGGGAAGGGTTGAAAGAGTGGAGTAGAGAAAGACAAACTTAAAGTCAAATACTGTAGAAGCCAACGAGACTTCATCAATCTACGTCTTTGAAtcactctccccatccctctaatGGAGGCTACTTACAGGCTCTGGTAGGGCTCATGGTGGTCTCCGTAGGAAGCCGACATAGGGGGCGACtcgaacacatcatcagccatgGAGTACAACTCCTCATGGGCatccacctgagagagagagagagagagagagagagagagagagagagagagagagagagagagagagagagagagagagagagagaggagagagagagagagagagagagagagagagagagagagagagagagagagagagagagagagagagagagagagagagagagagagagagagagagagagagagagagagagagagagagagagagagagagagagagagagagagagagagagagagagagagagagagagagagagagagagagagagagagagagagagagagagagagagagagagagagttgacgaGGGGAGAATGTTATTGAGAGGCCCACAGAAAACCACTCTCTTCTCAACTGTCTTAACGTAGAAAATGCCATCCACCATTCTGCACTAATCATTCCGTCTGCTATCCTCCCCTACACACCATCGTCCCCCTCTACCAGTCCATATAAATCACTACATACTCCATCACACACGTCTCACACCAACAGCACAGGATCTGGCCAACCCTCGTCCCACATAGCCCTCACCAGCCCATACATCTCTCCAGActacacccctccatctctctcacgcCAACGGTACATCCAGCAGCCGGTCCGGTCCATCAGACTGTGATTAATCTGGTAACACATACAGactgctggagtagagaggaggggacccaAAATAGCCACTTGACATTGTGTTAATTATCTCATCTGTGTGATCTAGCACAGTGGCTAAACTGAGACTGACTGCTTTCACCTGGAACACACAgcacagacagagacatatagaagagatagagagagacatatagaagagacagacagacatatagaagagagagagacacatagaagAGACatagaagagacatatagaatatacatatagaagagacagacagagacatatagaagagacagagagatacatatagaagagaaagacagagacatatagaagagacatatagaagagacatatagaagagacagacagagacatatagaagagacagacagagacatatagaagagacagacagagacatatagaagagacagagagacatatagaagagacagggggagacatatagaagagacagagagagacatatagaagagacagagagagacatatagaagagacagagagagacatatagaagagacagagagagatatatagaagagacagagagagacatatataagagacagacagagacatatagaagagacatatagaagagacagaccgagacatatagaagagacagagagatatatacagaagagacagacagagacatatagaagagacatatagaagagacatatagaagagacatatagaagagacagacagagacatatagaagagacagagcgaggcatatagaagagacagagagagacatatagaagagacagacagagacatatagaagagacagacagagacatatagaagagacagagagagacatgtagaagagacagacagacatgtagaagagacagacagagacatatagaagagacagacagagacatatagaagagactgagagagacatatagaagagacagacagagacatatagaagagacagagagagacatatagaagagacaTATAGGAGAGACATATAGAAGCGAGAGACATGtagaaaagacagacagagacatgtagaagagacagacagagacatgtagaagagacagacagagacatatagaagagacagacagagacatatagaagagacagagagagatatatagaagagacagagagagacatatagaagagacagacagagacatatagaagagacagacagagacatatagaagagacagagagacatatagaagagacagagagagacatatagaagagacagagggagacatatagaagagacagacaaagacatatagaagagacaggcagagacatatagaagagacagacagagacatatagaagagacagagggagacatatagaagagacatatagaagagacagagagaggcatatagaagagacatatagaagagacagagagacatatagaagagaaatatagaagagacatatataagagagagagagaggagaaaagacagagacatatagaggaGAAAGACCgagacatatagaagagacagagacatatagaagagagaggagaaaagacagagacatatagaagagacagagacatatagaagagacagagacatatagaagaaacagagagacatatagaagagagaggagaaagacagagacatatagaagagacagagacatatagaagagacagagacatatagaggagagaggagaaaagacagagacatatagaagagaaaagacagagacatatagaagagacagagacatatagaagaaACAGAGACATATaggagagacatatagaagagacagagacatatagaagagacagagacatatagaagagagaggagaaaagacagagacatatagaaaagacagagacatatagaagagacatatagaagagacagagacatatagaagagacagagacatatagacgagacagagacatatagacgagacagagacatatagacgagacagagacatatagacgagacagagacatatagaagagacagagacatatagaaaagacagagacatatagaagagacatatagaagagacagagacatatagaagagacagagacatatagaagagacagagacatatagaagagacagagacatatagacgagacagagacatatagacgagacagagacatatagaagagacagagacatatagaagagacagagacatatagaagaggcagagacatatagaaaagacagagacatatagaagagacatatagaagagacagagacatatagaaaagacagagacatatagaagagacatatagaagagacagagacatatagaagagacagagacatatagaagaggcagagacatatagaagagacagagacatatagaagagacagagacatatagaagaggcagagacatatagaaaagacagagacatatagaagggacagagacatatagaagagacagagacatatagaagagacagagacatatagaagagacagagacatatagaagagacagagacatatagaagagacagagacatatagaagagacagagacacatagacgagacagagacatatagaagagacagagacatatagaagagacatatagaagagacagagacatatagaagagacagagacatatagacgagacagagacatatagaagagacatatagaagagacagagacatatagaagagacagagacatatagacgagacagagacatatagaagagacatatagaagagacatatagaagagacagagacatatagaagagacagagacatatagaagagacagagacatatagaagagacagagacatatagaagagacagagacatatagaagagacagaactAATACAAATGAGAACACGCAGacggaggcagcgaaagcagagggagagagaaaaccaaaagagagacagagaaagcaaGAGAAGGACACAGGGAGAAAGGTAGACAGAGTATCACTACCTTGCTGAAGAAGACGGACCCGTGAGTGTCTGCCGAGTCCACGGTGTCCTCCTCCTGCCAGCTGGGCCGGGCGAAGCTCCGCCGGGGGAAACTACGACCGGTCTGGGAGCCCACGAGACCTGAACGACcctgaaccacacacacaaccaggacGTTAGTGGGACAACATCAACGACTAGCATGTGGGGAGAGACAACTCAAATATGACTGTGAAGTAGAGTACAACATACACAGATCAACATAGCAGTCTTTTAAGCGATAAAAAAAATTGGTATTTATGTCAGGAACGTAGATACACAAAACCATCAAACATTCATATGTATTTCGCTCAATAGCAACACACATACTTTGGAATGTACACTCAAAGGTAGTCTAGTTTCCTGTAACGCTCCCCAGGGAGGATCAGGTTGGAGAGGAAACCCCATCCTCACCCACCCCGGCACGCACACTTCACCTAACGTTCCCCCCCAGCGCCCGCTCACCCGGAGCAGGTTGGATGCTGCTCGTATACTCATGCGGGCGACAGACTCCCTCTTGCGTTGGGGCAGACGGGCGTAGCCCCCGGAGCGCTGGGAGGTGAAGGAGGACAGGGAGGTAAACCCCGGGGTGACGGGTCCCGTGTGGGGGGTACGTGGAGGTCGGTCCGTCTCGTCCGGGTAACGGAACGCTCGCCCCCGAGCTAGGGGGTCCACAatctgggagggggggggggggcgaaagagaggcagacagacatggtATGAAACAGAAATAAACAAACGAATGAACTGTCACATCGTTAGCTTCATCACACAAAAAAGCTACATTGTAATGCTGAAATCCTCAAGGACGGGACATTTAAACTAGCTGGAGGAAACGAAATCATGAAAACATTGCACTCTACAAGAGCTGACACAGAATTACACTGACGGCGCCACATGAAAGCGTTACTGATGGCACAGTGACATTCACACACCTTTAATCCATCTACTAGGAGtgttctgtgtgtgcgtgtgtgtttgcgtctgtgtgtgtgtgtgtatagaggtgtCAGTCAGCGTGAGTGTAGACGCTCGTTAAGAAGTCTTACCCGAGTCTTCATAGGTGTTGACAGAGCGCAAAGGAGAAAGATGaacaaaaaaagagagagattgggagagagagagagggacagacagaaatAAGGGtgcagagagtgacagacagaaggagagagagagagagagactcgtggAGACGAATAAGCACCCAGGAGTGAGCGGGTGTGTTGGAGTCGGTGGAGGAGAGCGGAGTGTGTGGGGACTAACAGAAACACCACGTCTGGTTGGGGCTCAGATGTAAGCCTGCCTTCTGTCAACACGATGCCCCGCTCTGCATTATTTAGGGCAGGCAGAGGGTGCACTTCACTTCCCCTTGAGTGGCACTACCGCCacccttcctccacctcctctctgcgATCTCTCCATTCTGAGTCCACAAGCGGAGACTAATCGGATGTCGGACACCGAGAAAAGTGACGATAGCGTCTTGTTAGGTCAAGTTGATTTGATTGTGCAACAAATACAGTGGCCCCGTCTACAAACAGCCCCTATCCCTCACTCCCTGGGCACTGCTAATACAGTGGCCCCGTCTACAAACAGCCCCTATCCCTCACTCCCTGGGCACTGCTAATACAGTGGCCCCGTCTACAAACAGCTCCTATCCCTCACTCCCTGGGCACtgctaatacagtgcattcagaaagcattcagaccacttgactttttcgttattgccttcttctaaaatggattaaattaaagtTTTCCctcaatcaatctacacacaataccccataatgacaaagtcaaaaaaggtttttagaattttttgctaaaCTATTAAaagttaaaaacagaaataacttattcacataagtattccggccctttgctatgagatttcgatattgagctcaggtgcatcctgtttccattattcatccttgagatgcttctacaactgattggagtccacctgtggtaaattcaattgattggacatgatttggaaaggcacgcacctgtctatttaaggtcacacagttgacaatgcatgccagagcaaaaaccaagccatgaggtcgaaggaattgtctgtagagctccgagacgggattgtgttgaggcacagatctggggaagggtaccacaacaTTTCTGCAATATTGAcggtcccgaagaacacagtggcctccaagtTTGGAACCccgaagactcttcctagagctggccgcccggccaaagagaagggccttgttcagggaggtgaccaagaacctgatggtcactctgacagcgctccagagttcctctgtggggatggaagaaccttccagaaggacaactatctgtgcagctctccaccaatcaggcctttatggtagagtggccagacgaaagccactcctcagtaaaaggcacatgagagcCCGATTGAAGTTtgcccaaaggcacctaaagactcaagattatttggtctgatgaaaccaagattgaactcttggcctgaatgccaagcgtcacatctggaggaaacctggcaccatccctacggtgaagtatggtggtggcagcatcatgctgtggggatgtttttcagaggcaggggctgggagacttgtcaggatcgagggaaagatgaacggagcaaagtagagagagatccttgatgaaaacctgctccagagcgctcaggacctcagactggggcaaaggttcaccttccaacaggacaacgaccctaagcacacagccaagacaacgctggagtggcttcgggacaagtctctgaatgtccgtgcagcgacgctccccatccaacctgacagcacttgagaggatctgcagagaagaatgggagaaactccccaaatacaggtgtgccaagcttgtagcgtcatacccaagaagactcgaggctgtaatcgctgccaaaggtgggtCAACAAAataactgagtaaagggtctgaatagttatgtaaaatgtgatatttaatacatttgcaaaaaggtCTAAAAACCTAAATTGAATCtgttttaggataaggctgtaacgtaacaaaatgtggaacaagtcaaggggtctgaatacttcccgaatgcactgtaccgaCCCAGTTCTGTCAGACCTAGGGGCTAGGAGCCTACCTTGGGCATCTTGTTTGCGGCGGGTGAGTCCAGGCCCTGGTCCATGCTGATGGGGAGCTCTGGCTCTCTGTACTGGGCCTTGAGCTTGCCGTAGCGCTGGCTGCAGTGGCGCAGGCTCTTCTTCTGCCATAGCTGCTGCTTGGTCTCACAGTCCTCACCCACCCCGAACCAACCTGCTGCCTGGGCTGTAGCTTGGGCTGTACCCCTggcaggagggggagggagagacagggtatTGGAAGAGCGggaagggggaagaggagagaataaTAAGAGAGAATACAACTTGATTATGTCCAACATTACAAACAGTCATAAAAGGAAATCCCCTGTTATATGACCCCCCCAATTCTCAAaatccattggatgagaaagccagaggtccctcccctctgaccttcttctCCAATGGGGtttgagaaggaggagaggatgcGAAGAGTATGCAAGTGTGATTCTCCCACTgtcttttctctcgctctcccttccatttctctctctgccGCCATCTTTTAATCTACAGCCTCTTTCCACCCCCCCATCCCCTTCTCATACAGTACCTCCCCTTTCTTTTTGCCCttttccctcttcctcctttctcaccCACTGCCCCTGAAATCCTCCTATACACCCTTTCAGCTTTTTCTTCTGCCCTCCGTTAGTATCTTCCTCCCTTTATTTcttcccacttctctctctctccacccccacccccacttaCTTGCGTATGCTCTGAGACAGGGAGTTCTGTCTGTGGAAGGCTGCCCTCCTGTCCCCAACATTgtgacctcctccaccaccaccatcagtaCCACTGTCAGACAGAGGACTGGCCTGCTGCAGGCTCTCGCTTTTCTTCAGGGACGAACGCAGGGgctggacagagggacaggggaaAGAGCAGAGAGTCAGTATACAGGTAGGCCTACTGAGCATAATCCTACCTCAGAGAGCCAGTATACCGCAGGCCATGAAAGTAAAGGGCACTTGAAATGGACTGGCTGAATATAAATGGGATTTACGCCATCACAGGTATACAACTGGGATAAATCGTCCCTTGCAGTGTGTGAATAATTTGAAGATCGTGTAAATCGTCCCTTGTGGTGTGTGAATAATTTGAAGATCGTGTAAATCGTCCCTTGTGGTGTGTGAATAATTTGAAGATCGTGTAAATCGTCCCTTGCGGTGTGTGAATAATTTGAAGATCGTGTAAATCGTCCCTTGCGGTGTGTGAATAATTTGAAGATCGTGTAAATCGTCCCTTGCGGTGTGTGAATAATTTGAAGATCGTGTAAATCGTCCCTTGCGGTGTGTGAATAATTTGAAGATCGTGTAAATCGTCCCTTGCGGTGTGTGAATAATTTGAAGATCGTGTAAATCGTCCATTGTCATCAATGGAACATTTGGACAGAAATGCGTGTTAAGTGCATGATTCTTTTGTTATGATTCAGTC from Salvelinus alpinus chromosome 2, SLU_Salpinus.1, whole genome shotgun sequence carries:
- the LOC139568682 gene encoding inactive rhomboid protein 2-like isoform X1, producing the protein MASQEGGEPPPNGSQSDSRLKSKKPPSLVIAIPAPEEEERVEEGPETVKQPLRSSLKKSESLQQASPLSDSGTDGGGGGGHNVGDRRAAFHRQNSLSQSIRKGTAQATAQAAGWFGVGEDCETKQQLWQKKSLRHCSQRYGKLKAQYREPELPISMDQGLDSPAANKMPKIVDPLARGRAFRYPDETDRPPRTPHTGPVTPGFTSLSSFTSQRSGGYARLPQRKRESVARMSIRAASNLLRGRSGLVGSQTGRSFPRRSFARPSWQEEDTVDSADTHGSVFFSKVDAHEELYSMADDVFESPPMSASYGDHHEPYQSLRDVSKTPTMHIEKAGSQQRGRRIASQVRHFAFDKPKRQYGMGVVGNWLNRQYRRSISSQVQKQLDHFSSHRPYFTYWITFVHVVITILACATYGFAPVGFAQHSTSELVLKNKGIYESVKFIQQENFWIGPGSEDLIHLGAKFSPCIRKDSQIVSLIQKAKDQERESGCCVQNDNSGCVQTLSNDCSESLATFMKWRDEDVDIRRSSGSVCHQDPRTCEEPASAEPHIWPDDITHWPICTSPRKTNLTGYRHMDCNLKGRPCCIGTKGRCEITTREYCSFMHGYFHEEATLCSQIHCLDEVCGLLPFLNPDVPDQVYRLWLSLFLHAGLLHCLVSVVFQMTILRDLEKLAGWVRISIIYVLSGITGNLASALFLPYRAEVGPAGSQFGLLACLFVELLQGWQMLEKPWKAFLKLVGIVFFLFLCGLLPWIDNIAHIFGFLSGLLLSFSFLPYVTFGDFDKYRKRVLILLSLLVYLGLLSSLVVWFYIYPINWHWLEHLTCLPFTGKFCEKYDIDHVVH
- the LOC139568682 gene encoding inactive rhomboid protein 2-like isoform X2, which encodes MASQEGGEPPPNGSQSDSRLKSKKPPSLVIAIPAPEEEERVEEGPETVKQPLRSSLKKSESLQQASPLSDSGTDGGGGGGHNVGDRRAAFHRQNSLSQSIRKGTAQATAQAAGWFGVGEDCETKQQLWQKKSLRHCSQRYGKLKAQYREPELPISMDQGLDSPAANKMPKIVDPLARGRAFRYPDETDRPPRTPHTGPVTPGFTSLSSFTSQRSGGYARLPQRKRESVARMSIRAASNLLRGRSGLVGSQTGRSFPRRSFARPSWQEEDTVDSADTHGSVFFSKVDAHEELYSMADDVFESPPMSASYGDHHEPYQSLDVSKTPTMHIEKAGSQQRGRRIASQVRHFAFDKPKRQYGMGVVGNWLNRQYRRSISSQVQKQLDHFSSHRPYFTYWITFVHVVITILACATYGFAPVGFAQHSTSELVLKNKGIYESVKFIQQENFWIGPGSEDLIHLGAKFSPCIRKDSQIVSLIQKAKDQERESGCCVQNDNSGCVQTLSNDCSESLATFMKWRDEDVDIRRSSGSVCHQDPRTCEEPASAEPHIWPDDITHWPICTSPRKTNLTGYRHMDCNLKGRPCCIGTKGRCEITTREYCSFMHGYFHEEATLCSQIHCLDEVCGLLPFLNPDVPDQVYRLWLSLFLHAGLLHCLVSVVFQMTILRDLEKLAGWVRISIIYVLSGITGNLASALFLPYRAEVGPAGSQFGLLACLFVELLQGWQMLEKPWKAFLKLVGIVFFLFLCGLLPWIDNIAHIFGFLSGLLLSFSFLPYVTFGDFDKYRKRVLILLSLLVYLGLLSSLVVWFYIYPINWHWLEHLTCLPFTGKFCEKYDIDHVVH